The DNA window ACTACACGTTCGGTCTCACCGAGCAGGTCATGTTCCACGAGATCGACCCGGACAGGATCGACCGGTCCCGCGGCATGGACATCACGGTCGTGACGAGTGCCAAGAACGACGAGGAGGGGCGTGAGTTGCTTCGGCAGCTCGGGTTCCCCTTCGCGGAGCCCCGGTAGTCCCGGGTATCGAAGGAGAGACCTGACGTGGCGAAGACCGCCCTTGTCATCAAGGCCAAGGCGAAGCCGAAGTTCAACGTGCGTGGCTATACGCGCTGCCAGCGGTGTGGCCGCCCTCGTGCGGTGTACCGCAAGTTCGGCCTGTGCCGAATCTGCCTGCGCGAGATGGCACACCGCGGCGAGCTCCCCGGCATCACCAAGAGCTCTTGGTAACCGACACCTTTTAACACGCCGAAGGTCCCACCCCAGGTGGGAAACCG is part of the Tenggerimyces flavus genome and encodes:
- a CDS encoding type Z 30S ribosomal protein S14; translated protein: MAKTALVIKAKAKPKFNVRGYTRCQRCGRPRAVYRKFGLCRICLREMAHRGELPGITKSSW